AATGAGCGTTGCAGTCGCAGAACTACGATGGATCTTCACGCACTGCTTTAAAGGCCGGGAGAGTGGAGGAACGGTAGAAAGCTCCTCGTCATACTCAGTTACGTAAATAAATGAATTGAGATTTGATTCCGGTAATCATCGGAGCTTCCGGAGCGCCGGACCGAGACGCAGCGGGAAAATACCAAAAAGTCGGGCAGGGTGTCCGCTGTCGTGTGCAGGTGTTCTATAAGAGGCCCAGAGGCCATGTCATATCCCCCTCCCATGAACGTATACTTTACCCTCAACTTCGATTGACCTATATCTCCTCTATTGTCACCATCCCAATAACATGAGCACTAACCAAAAGAGCCAAAAGGCCGTCGTCTGCCACGGTGCTGTTGATTTGAGAGTCGTAAGTGCATTGCCATTCGTTTTCACTACCGTGGCGCGATTGTCCAAGAGTGGAGCGAGGTGATGTGGACTATGGAGGGGGTGGGTGGCTGGAGAGCTGAAGTGAAAAGGACAGAGACTGACGAAACTCaacaggaagagagggatatCCCCGAGCCCAAGGCGGATGAGGTGCAAATCAAGGTGGCAATGACGGGCATGTGTGGATCTGACCGTGAGTATCCATTTTGAGCTCGTGACCgggaaaacaaaaaaaaaagtcgCACGATTCTGACCATTTACAGTCCACTACTACCTCCACGGTGCGAACGGCACTTTCAAGATTCGAGAACCCCTCGTCCTCGGTCACGAATCCTGTGGTGTCATCACCGCTGTCGGCTCTAATGTCAACTCCGGTTTCAACCTCAAAGTCGGTGACAGGGTCGCTATGGAAGTTGGTGTCTACTGCAAGACCTGTAAGATGTGCCGACGGGGCAGGTACAACCTTTGTGCGAACATGCGATTCGCAAGCTCTGCGAAGACCTACCCTCATTTGGACGGGACATTGCGAGAGGTCATGACGTGGCCTGCTGAATTGGTTTACAAGTGAGTTCATTTGGTCTCAAAAGGCACGCTCGTGACCCCTTGAAAATCTTTTCAAAGAAACAAGAGAAGCTGACGCTatccccctcttctctaGGCTCCCCCCTAACCTTGAACTCCCCCTCGCTGCTCTTGCCGAACCCCTCTCCGTCGTTCTCCACGCTTACCGACGAGCTCACCTCAGTCCTGGTTCTCGAATCCTTGTCATCGGCGCTGGTGCCGTCGGTCTTCTCACCTGTGCCCTCGCCCGAGCGAGCGGATGCACCACCGTCGTTGCCGTCGACATTGAACAGGGCAAACTCGACTTTGCCGCTCAACAAAGCTGGACAACAAACACTTTCTGCTTGCCTAAAGGCCCCAGAGTTAGCGGTGCGGAGGCTTTGGAGGTTGCTGGTAAGCAGTGGGATGCTTTAAAGGCCAGTGATGCGGTGCAATCTGTGGAgggtttggaagatgggttCGATGCTGTTTTCGAATGTACTGGTGTTGAGAGCTGTATGCAGATGGCCCCTATGGTGAGATCTCTCTCTTACTCGTATCCCTGGCAATGACAAGAGCTAACAATGCGGAAATTTTTAGGCCGCTGCTATCGGCACCAAGGTCCTTTTCGTCGGTATGGGCACCAAGGTCCTCGCTCTTCCCTGTGGcccctcccttctctccgaAGTCGACCTCATCGGTGTCTTCCGATACTGCAACACCTACCCCGACGCCCTCGCTCTCCTTGCTTCCGGTAAGCTCGGTGACGTCAGCAAGATGGCGAGCCACTACTACTCTCTCGACCAGGCTGCCGAAGCGTTTGAGGATTTGAAGCGAGGTAAGGACAAGGATGGCAGGACGGTTATCAAGCCTATGGTTGGGAACTTGGAGATGTGTGGCATCAAGAAGTAAAATGTATATGTTGGCAGGGGGAAAGACTCAGGGGTTGTGAGGTGTATTTTTCAATGAGACGTGTCTATGCATATGATGCACATTTATActtggaaaaaaaagtaaTTGCAGGAGAATCCGATCCATGTCCAATGTGTATACATATGGTTTGTCTCTCTTTCGCCAAAAGGACTTTGCTACTTCTTTTACTTTGTTTCCCCGATTCGCCTTTGCTTCGTTtcccaaaaaaagaaatgatTTACCGCCCCACTCCACCAAGAGACCCCTATCTATCAATGCTTGGCCATCAAACCGGTCCTTCCACCCATCGTCTCCGCCAACTCCTTACAGTCACTCCACCACTCGTCCGTTCCCCTCCTCAGCTTCATATCCGTCACCTTCAACACGTCGTCCATCGTCGCGTACACAACCTTGCTACCGATAATCGCAATCATCGCCGCCGTATCCTTTGCGATGGATTTCGCACCTGCATGCGGGTGGGCGGCAGACTTGGGCTTGTGGTGCGAGGCTTGGGAGTTGGGAGATGCGTGTTCTTCGAGGAATTGCATGCACCTTAGTGAGAGACGGGCGGCACGGGTTCGGtcgagaggagagggaacACCGCCTTGGAGGGTGTGGCCGAGCGAAGCGGAACGGGCGTCAAAGAGGTCtttaccttcttccttgaagATCTTGGTGAGAGTCTCGGTGGTGTACACAGAGGAAGACTTTTCGGCTCTATCGTCGATATAAATCAGTCGATGGCGCTGGGagagtagaagaagaaagaaggatgacTCACTTGATGACCAACCTACCCTCACTCTTACCCTTCTCATCCAACTTGTACCTCTTGATCAAGAACTCTACATCCTCTTGCAAAAGCTTCAAGGAAATCCCATTCTCGGGCGTGTACACCAAAACAGCTCCAACGGCGAGCGCGCCCATCGTCGCGATATACCCACTCATTCCGCCCTGGGTCTCTACCACGAACACCCTGTTCCTACTAGCCGAGGCACTCTGCTTGATGGCATCACAAGCTTCCACGAGCGCATTGAGCGAGGTATCGGAACCGAGTGAAAAGTCTGTGAGGGGTACATTGTTCGACAAGGTCGCTGGGAGGTGGACGATGGGGATCTGGAAGGCTGGGTAGTTGGTTCGGTTTTGTGAGAGGAGGACGACAGAGTGGAAAGCTTCGAATCCACCAATGACCAACAAGGCGTCCAGGGAGTATCGCTGGAAACCGGCGGCGACGGAGCCGATATCGATGGAAGGTAACGATCGGTTCGTACCAAGCTCGGAACCGCCTCGGGTCGTCCACGAGTCGACCCGGAGCCAGGAGAGCTCGGAGACGTTGTCGTCCAAGAGACCTTCGAAACCGTTGTAGATGGCGACGGGGACGTGGCCTCGGTTGTGGCAGAATCGGACGGCTTGTCGGGTAGCAGCGTTCATACCACCAGCAGGCGCACCGACGCTAAACGAAAAAACATCAATACAAAAAATCAATCAATCACGGCAGCTCAAAACGTACTGGATGATACCGATCCTCAATCGTTTGTCCACGGGAGCATTCTGGCTGACATCAAGTGACGAGCTAATCTGGAAAGCCTGGAGCATCTCTCGGAATTCCGAGTCTCTGAAAGACATGGCCTTTGCGAAATCCCGGTTCTCAATCGCTTCCGCCACCATCTGAGTCCGCGCGACCGCCTCGAGAAGCGGGATTTTCGTAATCTTGTTTTCCTGGATACCGATCATATACGAGGGTGTCTCGGGTGTAGcgctcaacagcgtctGAACCGCCTCGACGCCTTGGAGGGTGGGCAAGATCCTGTCGAACGCACAGGGTTTACCACCACGCTGTGTATGTCCGAGTGTGGTCACACGGGTATCGAGACCGAGACGCTCGACGAGGATTTTTTTCACATAGTCTGGCTTGATGGGTTTCAAGTTCCTGTCGAGGGCGCCTTcggcgacgatgacgatCGACTTGCGTTTACCGACTTTTCGATGAGCTTGCAAGAGGTCACACATCTCCGTCTCCCAGTCCTCGCACTTGGGCGGGTCTtcggggatgaagatgaagtcTGCACCGGTTGCGATACCGGCGAGCAGCGCGAGCCAGCCGCAGTGTCTGCCCATGACTTCAATCACAAACGCACGCGAGTGGGAGGACGCGGTGGACGAGATGGAATCGATGGATTCACAGATTCGGTGCAAGGCGGTAAGCGCACCGATCGTCAAGTCGGTCAAGGCCATGTCATTGTCAATGGACCCGACGAGGCCGACAATGTTGAGGTGGTGGTAAGCTTCCCTCTGATCGTCTGTAATCTTGTTTTCGGTGTAGAGCTCTTCCACCAAGCTGGGCCATTCGCCGCGGAGCTTGTCGGCACCGGTCAAGGAACCGTCACCACCGCAGACGGCGAGACAGTCGATGCCGGAATGGATAAGGTTGGAAGCCGCTTGGAGTCGGCCTTCCCTTGTGCGGACTGCGTTTTTGGTGTGAGAACGAAGAATAAGAAATAACTTTTGTATGACTTACAAGCAGGGCATCGAGAACTGCCGATCAAGGTACCGCCTTCACCTTGCCAACCCCTGACATCATCCCACCCAACCCTGACGATATACTTGTTCTTCAAACTCCTgcccttttcatcttcgcGATCAGCAATCGCCAAGCCCTGCATTCCATGCGATGCCAACTCTTCCACATCGCCTTCACCCGCTCCGTCCCTCAGGAGCTGGCCGTACCCGAAACTGAGGGGCGTATCCTCGAGCGGGGTGACCTCGTTCGGGTCGGAGAAGGAGACTTCGTTGGCGAGTGATTCCTTGTTCAAAGTAGATGTGAGTTTATCGAATTGCTGGGAGGGGGgcaaagaggagaaggtgacggttttggaggaggcggaaAGGGTGGGGGATTGCGGGGCGGTGGGTGCAGGGGTGGGGCCGGAAGTGTTGCCGCGGACGAGACCTTCCCAGCCTTCACGGATGATGTAGGCTTGACATCCCCGGGCGATGGATTGGCGGACTATTGCTCGGACTGTGGGAAGAGAGTCAGTGtcatgagaagaaggaggagagcaAAGAGTCATTCACCAGCAGCGTTCATACCAGCCGAGTCACCACCACTGGTCAAGACtgcaatcttcttctgcctcgCGGGTTTCTGCGCCTgcggaggagggggaggggtAGAAACAGACTGAATCTGCTCTGTGATGCCTTCCGGGTCCTTGGGGAGCGGGGTGGCGGCCGGCGAGTCGGACATGTTGCGAGGTTTGTTGTGGATGCgataaaggaaaaggaatgTGGATTGAAATGAGATGGGAAAATGGGAGCAGCAAATGGGAGCCGGCGGTAAATGGAAAAAGTTTGGGTGGGGAATGACGCAAACACCCTGGAAATTGAGTAGTTTTGAGTTATATCATCGATTTGTTGATTCTTCATGCATTCATTCGTATATTCTATATCCTGCGTCTCTCCTTTATGTATCCTTGCATCGTCCACTCTGCACATCTGTAACTGTATACCATATCCGCCAATCCGCCATATCAGCACCCGTCGTCCTGCACCTTTGTAATACTTCACA
This region of Cryptococcus neoformans var. neoformans B-3501A chromosome 10, whole genome shotgun sequence genomic DNA includes:
- a CDS encoding hypothetical protein (HMMPfam hit to PFK, Phosphofructokinase, score: 590.2, E(): 1.5e-174), which codes for MSDSPAATPLPKDPEGITEQIQSVSTPPPPPQAQKPARQKKIAVLTSGGDSAGMNAAVRAIVRQSIARGCQAYIIREGWEGLVRGNTSGPTPAPTAPQSPTLSASSKTVTFSSLPPSQQFDKLTSTLNKESLANEVSFSDPNEVTPLEDTPLSFGYGQLLRDGAGEGDVEELASHGMQGLAIADREDEKGRSLKNKYIVRVGWDDVRGWQGEGGTLIGSSRCPAFRTREGRLQAASNLIHSGIDCLAVCGGDGSLTGADKLRGEWPSLVEELYTENKITDDQREAYHHLNIVGLVGSIDNDMALTDLTIGALTALHRICESIDSISSTASSHSRAFVIEVMGRHCGWLALLAGIATGADFIFIPEDPPKCEDWETEMCDLLQAHRKVGKRKSIVIVAEGALDRNLKPIKPDYVKKILVERLGLDTRVTTLGHTQRGGKPCAFDRILPTLQGVEAVQTLLSATPETPSYMIGIQENKITKIPLLEAVARTQMVAEAIENRDFAKAMSFRDSEFREMLQAFQISSSLDVSQNAPVDKRLRIGIIHVGAPAGGMNAATRQAVRFCHNRGHVPVAIYNGFEGLLDDNVSELSWLRVDSWTTRGGSELGTNRSLPSIDIGSVAAGFQRYSLDALLVIGGFEAFHSVVLLSQNRTNYPAFQIPIVHLPATLSNNVPLTDFSLGSDTSLNALVEACDAIKQSASASRNRVFVVETQGGMSGYIATMGALAVGAVLVYTPENGISLKLLQEDVEFLIKRYKLDEKGKSEGRLVIKAEKSSSVYTTETLTKIFKEEGKDLFDARSASLGHTLQGGVPSPLDRTRAARLSLRCMQFLEEHASPNSQASHHKPKSAAHPHAGAKSIAKDTAAMIAIIGSKVVYATMDDVLKVTDMKLRRGTDEWWSDCKELAETMGGRTGLMAKH
- a CDS encoding hypothetical protein (HMMPfam hit to ADH_zinc_N, Zinc-binding dehydrogenase, score: 265.2, E(): 1.1e-76), with product MWTMEGEERDIPEPKADEVQIKVAMTGMCGSDLHYYLHGANGTFKIREPLVLGHESCGVITAVGSNVNSGFNLKVGDRVAMEVGVYCKTCKMCRRGRYNLCANMRFASSAKTYPHLDGTLREVMTWPAELVYKLPPNLELPLAALAEPLSVVLHAYRRAHLSPGSRILVIGAGAVGLLTCALARASGCTTVVAVDIEQGKLDFAAQQSWTTNTFCLPKGPRVSGAEALEVAGKQWDALKASDAVQSVEGLEDGFDAVFECTGVESCMQMAPMAAAIGTKVLFVGMGTKVLALPCGPSLLSEVDLIGVFRYCNTYPDALALLASGKLGDVSKMASHYYSLDQAAEAFEDLKRGKDKDGRTVIKPMVGNLEMCGIKK